In Toxoplasma gondii ME49 chromosome X, whole genome shotgun sequence, a single genomic region encodes these proteins:
- a CDS encoding hypothetical protein (encoded by transcript TGME49_214130) gives MAKTRRCGGKTPEHEVSIHPKRQTESLNRTKRTRDSEKASHRHKSASYCSSTSFPTSPSCSSCTSSSSSSSSSSNSSSSSSCSSSSSSSSYSFSSSSSSLSFSSSSSLSSLSSSCDSPVTASLSPLEPRRSPRLARSRPSPSSPLCSASPLSAACSASCLSPRSSVASSPHSSVSASPAKASGASSAPRAAPASARRSRRERKSEMAERQEEEVKEKDTKEPKKNSHKDKEGRGEDKNKGTRKADKNKGEEREDKNAGVEREHERRRLEEEEEGGTLEQASKRLRLRCSLSSSEDSACVSRRTATDLPQSFPGSAVMAKREETKETPRCHQAAEGCAATAPPAGDRERRRRMKKVEDGGEEGARGREKQTEKEEAVGERNSHAHKDREKNMREEPTENDAKPIAERAPEKHRKDAASKSIAAEKAIHSRGHASLLKTERHTIVASSVRLSPPPSHSSSPRSVSSPSSSSSTSSSSPSPQRYASPSPSSPRSASPSPSLRSAPCASSSSASSSLASSSPSSSSAVSLRPNETPPVREGRGQDRAVSSSPASTVVSTRERYPGALLQNLRALQKSLLATKNQLLQKLQAKTNSTLALPSPPSSCASALLPPFNAHSSTGLSHSLSPLSQFSAINRSRLAARRVRLSPPSSVSPVKRQGLVGSGETEDAASVRGAAGTRSQRPASTALGYKRESPTAAVSPASGDATSAEQSRASRAEIPRDRRSASRLKRAARSGRSEKRDNHHLESLCQKPGAAVIDVEELESEAELQKHEKRPSATHAHVDFPGSSSSSCSPRLFTTPATTPLAPGGLLSSSSSSSSSSSLSSLESSAPERRLKSLPSPHSSSVRLACSPSHSSSVSASRAASSQPPSSASLHVDASLLHPAGALGPVSVSSPSLSPAKVLAGSSPASSPYLCMQQEPRIRFSLKKPAGSPLSVSAEHHRRREALEREAEEGEIIELSPPSRKISAVSCTPLGARTLPRGEGHGVPAKSKREKRGDAASSQQHGERDRERNGQCKPVRGIQRALGETQLFHRPEEGTRSGEHPRSEGEWRHREQSPRHVLVNREDLTRVERERTTQVAAQNSSRGLSARLHGEIQSAFSPGSGASPSHLRRALPASADEASEAGISPFSPPPQRTAQSDSSPFQDVSVSLSPSRLSSTFASASPLIPQSLSTASVPGYTRAFKPHRSPSRREERGEGAAARRQPSQEAEGNNLESGENGERGDRSSFVETAPFPGDGRAHHSGALEAERFRKEVGRMPCSDGDVRKNAESGEVSSLCAFSGEAESTLTMILTSLYAAFVSAATRARIDLSVLFTAFDEAFMRPRRRERRREKVRASSTLSPRSSSSSVSPERRSRSKRKSREYRSSFLRDRTTFKTKRSSQEKGNSARRSSGRERGTRVPRRGESGDQGRRERQAGKERGQGLNDSSTSEEQDEGENVSYSCHIASVGCGTKARERGENAKRGRGERRTVERNGDVNSEEKERREKLDSLPRNAGDVEGSSSEHQETDNELRISNRERGRKRGREGSPPRRGDRGEETRKETTDRKTSLEEQENERAQERVGDTEEKIDAKNECEADGFQVRKDWEETLNSGDFYSHLGGEGYLLGFQMEASARKNGMSFIEKLRALKRFKGKPLLGK, from the coding sequence ATGGCGAAAACCAGACGATGTGGCGGCAAGACACCTGAGCACGAGGTGTCTATACACCCGAAACGTCAGACTGAGTCGCTCAACCGAACCAAGAGGACTCGTGACAGTGAAAAGGCctcacacagacacaaaagTGCCTCCTATTGTTCTTCCACTTCGTTTCCTACGTCgccttcctgttcttcgtgtacttcatcttcctcttcttcctcttcgtcgtctaactcatcttcctcatcttcgtgtagctcgtcttcctcttcgtcgtcttactcattttcctcttcttcgtctagcttatctttctcttcgtcttcttctctttcgtctttgtcttcttcctgtgaCTCTCCTGTGACTGCGTCTCTATCGCCGCTCGAACCGCGTCGTTCACCTCGCCTAGCGAGAAGCAggccttctccctcctctcccctctgttctgcttctcctctgtcagCTGCTTGCTCTGCCTCGTGTCTTTCTCCGcgctcttctgtcgcttcttccccacactcttctgtttctgcctcGCCAGCGAAGGCCTCTGGCGCTTCTTCGGCACCGCGGGCGGCTCCTGCGTCCGCCCGGcgaagcaggcgagagaggaaatcgGAAATggcggagagacaagaggaagaagtgaaggaaaaagacacgAAAGAACCGAAGAAGAACTCACACAAAGACAAAGAGGGGCGCGGAGAGGACAAGAACAAAGGTAcgaggaaggcagacaagaacaaaggagaggaaagagaagacaagaacgcCGGAGTGGAGAGGGAACATGAAAGGAGGCGActagaggaggaagaggaaggagggacCTTGGAGCAGGCAAGCAAGCGGCTGCGACTCcgctgttctctttcttcttcggaagacagtgcatgcgtgtcACGTAGGACCGCCACAGATTTGCCGCAGTCCTTTCCTGGGTCTGCAGTGatggcgaagagagaagagacgaaagagacaccacGATGTCACCAGGCCGCAGAGGGCTGCGCAGCCACAGCGCCCCCAGCGGGAGACCGAGAACGTCGACGTCGAAtgaagaaagtggaggatggaggcgaagaaggcgctcgaggcagagagaaacagacagaaaaggaagaggcagTTGGCGAGCGAAACTCTCATGCACACAAagatagagagaaaaacatgAGAGAGGAACCaacagaaaacgacgcaAAACCCATTGCAGAACGGGCAccggagaaacacagaaaggaTGCGGCAAGCAAGTCAATAGCCGCTGAGAAAGCCATTCATTCTCGCGGACATGCGTCCCTGttgaagacagagagacacacaatTGTCGCAAGTagcgttcgtctctctcctccaccgtcgcattcttcctctcctcgatcagtgtcttctccttcatcgtcatcttcgacttcctcttcgtctccttcaccACAGCGTTatgcttctccctctccttcttcaccgcgttctgcttctccctctccttctttgcgATCTGCTCcctgtgcctcttcttcgtcggcgtcttcctctcttgcgtcttcttctccttcctcgtcgtctgctgTTTCGCTTCGGCCGAATGAAACTCCGCCTGTGCGAGAGGGTCGAGGACAAGACAGggctgtttcttcttctccagcctcGACTGTTGTCTCCACTCGTGAACGATATCCCGGCGCTTTGCTGCAGAATCTCCGGGCTCTTCAAAAGAGTCTGCTGGCGACAAAGAATCAGCTTCTTCAGAAGCTGCAAGCGAAAACCAATTCgactctcgctctcccgtctcctccctcgtcttgTGCCTCTGCGCTTTTGCCGCCTTTCAACGCACATTCCTCCACAGGGCTGAGCCATTCTTTGAGTCCACTCTCTCAGTTTAGTGCCATTAACAGGTCTCGCCTCGCCGCGCGTCGCGttcggctgtctccgccgtccTCCGTGTCTCCAGTGAAAAGACAGGGTCTAGTcggaagtggagaaaccgAGGACGCCGCCTCGGTGCGCGGCGCTGCGGGCACCCGGAGTCAGCGACCGGCTTCGACCGCGTTGGGCTACAAAAGGGAGAGCCCCACCGCAGCCGTGTCTCCGGCGTCCGGAGACGCCACCAGCGCGGAGCAGTCTCGGGCCAGCCGCGCGGAGATaccaagagacagacgaagtgCATCGAGATTGAAGAGAGCGGCCCGTTCAGGCCGttcagagaagagagacaaccaCCATCTGGAGAGTTTGTGTCAGAAGCCAGGTGCTGCTGTGATTGATGTcgaagaactggagagtGAAGCAGAGCTTCAAAAACATGAGAAAAGACCGAgcgcgacgcatgcgcatgtcGATTTCCCAGGGTCCTCCTCGAGTTCCTGTTCCCCCCGGCTATTCACAACCCCAGCGACGACACCTCTAGCCCCAGGCGGCTTGTtgtcctcgtcttcatcgtcgtcgtcttcatcttcgttGTCGTCTCTGGAATCCTCTGCACCCGAACGGAGACTGAAGTCGTTGCCGTCTCCACATTCTTCGAGCGTTCGCctcgcttgttctccttcgcatTCGTCCTCGGTGTCTGCTTCCCGCGCCGCGTCCTCTCagcctccttcctctgcatctcttcATGTGGatgcctcgcttctccacccCGCTGGCGCTCTTGGccctgtgtctgtctcctcgccctccttGTCCCCTGCGAAGGTCCTCGCTGGCTCTTCGCCCGCGTCGTCGCCgtatctctgcatgcagcaggaaCCTCGCATCCGCTTCAGTCTGAAGAAGCCTGCAGGCAGCCCCCTCAGTGTGTCGGCGGAGCACCACCGACGTCGGGAAGCTCTCGAGcgcgaagccgaggaaggcgaaatcATTGAGTTGTCTCCGCCGAGTCGAAAGATCTCTGCGGTCTCCTGCACGCCTCTGGGGGCGCGGACCTTGCCCCGAGGGGAGGGTCACGGAGTCCCAGCGAAgtcgaagcgagagaagaggggagacgcgGCGTCGTCGCAACAGCacggagaacgagacagagagcgaaacgGCCAGTGCAAGCCAGTTCGGGGCATCCAGCGAGCGCTGGGGGAGACGCAGCTGTTCCATCgtccagaagaaggaacgcggTCTGGAGAGCACCCCAGGTCTGAGGGTgagtggagacacagggagCAGAGCCCTCGACATGTTCTTGTGAATCGTGAAGACTTGACTAGAGTTGAGCGAGAACGCACCACGCAAGTCGCTGCACAGAACTCCTCACGCGGTTTGTCTGCAAGGTTGCACGGCGAGATTCagtctgctttctcgcctgGGTCGggtgcttctccttctcactTGAGAAGGGCGCTGCCGGCCTCTGCAGACGAGGCTTCTGAGGCCGGcatttctccgttctccccGCCCCCGCAGCGAACCGCGCAAAGCGACAGCTCTCCTTTCCAGgacgtctccgtctctttgtctccttcgcggcTTTCCTCTAccttcgcgtctgcctcgccgctgattcctcagtctctctcgactgcgTCTGTGCCTGGCTACACAAGGGCGTTCAAACCTCACAGGAGCccgtcgaggagagaagaaaggggcGAAGGCGCGGCGGCGCGCAGACAGCCGAGtcaagaagcagaagggaaCAACctcgagagcggagagaacggagagagaggagacaggtctTCTTTCGTGGAGACGGCACCATTTCCCGGAGACGGCAGAGCACACCACTCGGGAGCTttggaggcagagaggtTCAGAAAGGAGGTCGGACGCATGCCCTGTAGCGACGGGGATGTGcggaagaacgcagaaagtggagaggtGTCTTCGCTGTGCGCATTTTCTGGGGAAGCCGAGTCTACGTTGACGATGATTCTGACTTCTCTCTACGCCGCTTTCGTGTCTGCGGCGACCAGAGCGAGAATCgatctctctgtcctcttcacTGCTTTCGATGAAGCCTTCATGCGGCCTcgacgccgagagagaaggcgagaaaaggtTCGCGCGTCGTCgactttgtctcctcgctcctcttcttcgagtgTGTCTCCAGAGAGGCGTTCGAGAAGCAAGCGAAAAAGCAGGGAATATAGGAGCAGCTTCTTACGCGACAGGACAACGTTTAAGACGAAGCGGAGCTCTCAAGAAAAAGGCAATTCAGCAAGGCGCTCttcagggagagaaaggggaacaAGGGTGCCACGGCGcggagaaagtggagaccaagggaggcgagaaagacaagcgggaaaagagagagggcaagGCTTGAATGACTCGTCAACTTCGGAGGAGCAGGACGAAGGGGAAAACGTATCGTATTCCTGTCACATCGCAAGCGTGGGCTGCGGAACAAAGGCgcgggagaggggagagaacgcgaagagagggagaggggaaCGAAGGAcagtcgagagaaacggagacgtgaacagcgaggagaaagaaaggagggagaagtTAGATTCGTTGCCGCGAAACGCAGGAGACGTCGAGGGAAGCAGCAGCGAACatcaggagacagacaatGAACTCCGCATCAGCAACCGAGAGAGGGGGCGcaaacgagggagagaaggaagcccacccagaagaggagaccgaggagaggagacacgaaaagaaaccacagacaggaaaacgagcctggaggagcaggagaacgagagagcaCAGGAGAGGGTaggagacaccgaagagAAGATTGACGCGAAGAACGAGTGTGAGGCAGATGGCTTCCAAGTTCGAAAGGATTGGGAAGAAACGCTGAACAGCGGAGATTTCTACTCGCACCTTGGAGGAGAGGGGTACCTTCTCGGCTTCCAAATGGAAGCCAGTGCCCGGAAGAACGGCATGAGTTTTATAGAAAAGCTGCGAGCTTTGAAACGCTTCAAAGGCAAACCACTGCTTGGCAAATAA
- a CDS encoding hypothetical protein (encoded by transcript TGME49_214140), with product MRAKSERVYKPGAKEEWRVVYWIYPQEKLKNNRKQVSFSSIKYGDQGAQNKAWAVIRYINHFGRVPEDIKNPPMTLEACCNLCYPHCIKEHVASCPNCVDPPTERYHHGVGSPAVSCASSSAGPSPGSSSAVWRKKSDDKGEGSGLSSPASAHPRAFPTQTESADEKDDDCLSSLPDLTPLDSLSPMLSASTCDLRAGRKEGDKSPPLAGDSRRNSLSVGCAGATASPAFAGPKPGPLPGASPLKPGKRSANSSRRSSVSLRGPPGARVGKTRRVDDRRAGTEDGDLDDFASSPDLSSVASSASSPLVGVVTRGSSFQSNPPFSPLLLPGSATAATRAGKLEGLKLGGPRSVGTPSVGPAGPPPVCGDSEANASGEGAGGGGPREFSKVGRQSRGRRPSLGSAGGESQGPIVEEESAWGREDQTGALSLLPPPAFSPAAGPAQSRDEAFSSNEGREHGGPLHLSARPAQASTRSLLVDAVQQLLSGANLRKSLLSGDDEGGSQNSFAGRSPGDPRPTADAGGRSEDRQSVLASSAEALLMSLKKGARNFDQEGAQGAGGVSLSSTAALLAAVALRVKEREAAKAKSEEEPNSVGAPSGAGGGKGKPVLPGPAAALEGPPEKLPNSPLSTGLGGGYGARSPLPGAGSAAGRGSCRPVSGGPSEGGRGVVGQGAGEKKVKEDEVDQDEQIQRLHRFLNANGIVVTEALQAATAGNGPRKAGLRGADENDKALVSVRARLASGPGPASAFRCAPRTRGNTVREAPWRPNAQGGPPLGASLSAQRGSGQSFDGPGGENDEKLGEERKDEGMVNVYQVYAQHILHDMGQSQVAGARDGPDPLKELLRASNFFAIDARKRLLLRTGGCRGRRGDDDLDRTGVPAHASGRTGESPPLSPERRAESRAPTPPEFGGAGPSSSRGRGCLPAVGSGVTTRMTTRAATRASRGGCGGALANGGEEDKETPWMCNGVPVSCRDPFLSEDKDMQQYYNCGQYAGDPWGVDRTRLAGLGLGASGLQTRRQGLRSAATEEEDDEKEEETEPTHDPTTFNWQTNSAIRQQKAALKLLKEITQWGWKSIYEHEDFFLEKLVKKQLKTAELVLENEIVKYSFPQLVPVLGADTDRNARLQKGRSRRKDGLLAAWGRESRAWLRVAGDGETSNGARPAEEADEEREENAPQREVRIEPQDFFSGCDSPVRWGAGEEGDLVPASEDREEGLRSASEERWRGELVVEQEYHMIHGPMCRATRRGCGPVSAQAAPHGSHSNSGGQTASECPPGGEDPVGSLCEATAKQFLENPEEYSRLMACQAGAKGEAFVTVAEALGSTRGGLASGREGGDTTEGQRREKTPLSLECLARLLATAAAHRQKAAGASEAPRRWRPRSEPARDAPGAPGPGGAPPQEGAAPRPLGNRGTRPGPYCGGAQPVPGGAEVGLPARLLNALRGQSNAMDGAQAALSLEDDSQAAETARATPGGKGSSLPMKAWLERLLSAARQTGLPAGPNLPTSVSGSAAAAKAATGSSCASALIDQVTRLLAKRQEERRLMQMREVERKLLQMRDEQRVRRNVHIGGEDRRARGLPGLSLRTQTGGPQKKSVPVPQTSDREAGQEPQGARASPGRRSVGFWTRSAGGETPQETGEMETDRGETGGERGGEGLQGDSELSEKELAEPRGRQEGCTGEGLEGGVSNRLSPAFLSKVGFGRNSGLAASKPDSGVSEETHSTSTASAARGRFSSFAATLRASGAVASPAFASAGSKEERGSSSKAGVLAGTGASTENGFSGVASEGVSTAHTSAAASPSFPAAAASSGAQAQGSLGRRVGPAETEKKRARESCSESPGGGLPQKQARAEREGKRSDGFLSAGAKNPIPPFLSTGAGGSSAGEVNSSSSSSGYFSSLNEAPGPCWTGEEVSTSEGSLALSFSASSGTLSGHREETPEYAAAGEVCYEKHGQTVPKGEEESACERFAAEPFLRTEAVGTDTHQAD from the exons ATGAGGGCGAAGAGTGAACGCGTCTACAAGCCGGGCGCCAAGGAG GAATGGCGAGTGGTCTACTGGATATACCCTCAAGAAAAACTCAAAAACAATCGCAAACaggtttctttctcttccatt AAATATGGAGACCAGGGAGCCCAGAACAAGGCGTGGGCAGTGATTCGGTACATCAACCACTTTGGGCGGGTGCCTGAGGACATCAAGAACCCACCGATGACTCTGGAGGCCTGCTGCAACTTGTGTTATCCTCACTGCATCAAAGAGCACGTAGCTTCCTGTCCGAACTGCGTCGATCCCCCCACAGAGCGCTATCACCACGGCGTTGGCTCGCCAGCGGTCTCTTGCGCGAGTTCTTCTGCGGGACCTTCCCCAGGCTCCTCCAGTGCGGTCTGGCgcaagaagagcgacgacaAGGGCGAGGGCTCGGGCCTTTCGTCCCCGGCGTCTGCACACCCGCGGGCCTTCCCcacgcagacagagagcgcggacgagaaagacgacgactgtctctcctcgcttcccgaCTTGACGCCCCTCgactcgctgtctccgatgCTCTCGGCCTCGACCTGCGACCTCCGCGCCGGGCGGAAGGAGGGTGACAAGTCCCCACCTCTTGCGGGGGACAGCCGCCGAAACTCCCTCAGCGTCGGCTGCGCGGGCGCCACGGCCTCGCCGGCCTTCGCCGGGCCGAAGCCGGGGCCGCTCCCGGGAGCTTCGCCTCTGAAGCCTGGGAAGCGGAGCGCGAACAGCAGCCGACGGAGCAGCGTTTCGCTGCGCGGTCCGCCGGGGGCGCGCGTCGGAAAGACCCGGAGGGTCGACGATCGCCGCGCCGGCACCGAGGACGGGGACTTGGACgacttcgcctcctcgcccgACCTCAGCAGCGTCGCCAGCAGCGCCAGCTCGCCGCTTGTCGGCGTCGTGACTCGCGGGTCCTCTTTCCAGAGCAATCCACCGTtctcgccgctgctgcttccCGGCTCCGCCACGGCTGCCACCCGCGCCGGCAAACTCGAGGGCTTGAAGCTCGGAGGTCCGCGCAGTGTCGGGACTCCGAGCGTCGGACCGGCTGGGCCTCCACCTGTTTGTGGGGACTCTGAGGCGAATGCTTCGGGCGAGGGTGCAGGCGGAGGCGGTCCGCGCGAGTTCTCCAAGGTTGGGCGACAAAGTCGAGGCCGCCGGCCGTCTCTCGGATCAGCTGGGGGCGAGTCCCAGGGCCCGATCGTTGAGGAGGAGAGCGCGTGGGGTCGCGAGGACCAGACGGGCGCGCTTTCGCTGCTGCCTCcccctgccttctctccggctGCGGGGCCTGCGCAGTCGCGGGATGAGGCCTTCTCGTCGAACGAAGGCCGTGAGCACGGAGGCCCGCTACATCTGTCTGCGAGGCCGGCGCAGGCCTCGACCCGCTCGCTTCTCGTCGACGCTGTTCAACAGCTTTTGAGTGGGGCGAATCTCCGGAAAAGCTTGCTGTCTGGCGATGACGAGGGGGGCTCTCAAAACAGCTTCGCGGGACGATCGCCCGGGGACCCGCGCCCGACCGCCGACGCCGGAGGCAGATCGGAGGATCGGCAGAGCGTCCTCGCGTCGAGTGCGGAGGCCCTGCTGATGTCTTTGAAGAAAGGAGCACGAAACTTCGACCAAGAGGGAGCCCAGGGCGCGGGGGGTGTCTCCCTGTCGTCGACGGCGGCGCTGCTCGCGGCTGTAGCCCTGCGAGTCAAGGAGCGGgaagcggcgaaggcgaagtcCGAGGAAGAACCCAACAGCGTCGGCGCGCCCAGCGGCGCAGGAGGTGGAAAAGGGAAGCCCGTGCTTCCTGGCCCCGCGGCCGCACTCGAGGGGCCTCCCGAGAAACTCCCCAACTCGCCGCTGTCCACTGGACTCGGAGGTGGCTATGGGGCGCGCAGCCCACTGCCGGGTGCAGGCTCGGCGGCCGGGCGGGGGTCTTGTCGGCCAGTCTCTGGAGGTCCTTCTGAGGGTGGGCGAGGCGTGGTGGGTCAAGGCGCGggtgagaagaaagtgaaggaagacgaggtgGACCAAGACGAACAGATTCAGCGACTGCACCGGTTTCTGAACGCCAATGGAATCGTTGTGACCGAGGCCTTGCAGGCAGCAACCGCGGGGAACGGACCCCGCAAAGCTGGGCTCCGAGGCGCGGACGAAAACGACAAGGCCTTGGTGTCTGTGAGGGCGCGCCTGGCATCGGGGCCTGGTCCCGCCAGCGCCTTCCGGTGCGCGCCGCGGACCCGCGGGAACACAGTCCGCGAGGCGCCCTGGAGACCCAACGCGCAAGGCGGACCACCGTTGGGGGCCAGTTTGAGTGCGCAGCGGGGCAGCGGGCAGAGTTTCGATGGCCCCGGAGGGGAGAACGACGAAAAGCTCGGCGAGGAAcgaaaagacgaaggcaTGGTGAACGTCTACCAGGTGTATGCACAACATATTCTCCACGACATGGGGCAGAGTCAGGTGGCTGGGGCTCGGGACGGACCTGACCCACTGAAGGAGCTGCTGCGGGCGTCGAACTTCTTCGCGATCGACGCTCGAAAACGTCTCCTGCTGAGGACTGGCGGATGCAGGGGCCGACGCGGGGACGATGACCTCGACAGAACGGGTGTcccggcgcatgcaagcgGCCGGACCGGCGAGAGCCCGCCGCTGAGCCCAGAACGTCGAGCCGAATCCCGGGCCCCCACTCCGCCGGAGTTTGGCGGCGCGGGCCCCAGTTCTTCTCGAGGGCGCGGGTGTCTCCCGGCTGTGGGTTCGGGGGTGACGACTCGGATGACGACTCGCGCGGCCACCCGGGCGAGCCGCGGTGGGTGCGGCGGCGCGCTCGCCAacggcggcgaggaagacaaggagacTCCCTGGATGTGCAACGGGGTACCCGTGAGCTGCAGAGATCCGTTCCTGAGCGAAGACAAGGACATGCAGCAGTACTACAACTGTGGGCAGTACGCGGGGGACCCTTGGGGCGTGGACCGGACCCGGCTCGCAGGCCTCGGGCTTGGGGCCTCGGGGCTGCAGACCCGGCGACAGGGCCTCCGGAGCGCGGcgacggaggaggaggacgacgaaaaggaggaggagactgAGCCTACGCACGATCCGACGACGTTCAATTGGCAAACGAACTCAGCGATTCGTCAGCAGAAAGCCGCTCTCAAGCTGCTGAAGGAAATCACGCAGTGGGGCTGGAAGTCGATCTACGAACACGAagacttcttcctcgaaaAGCTCGTGAAGAAGCAACTGAAGACGGCGGAGCTCGTCCTAGAAAACGAGATTGTCAAGTACTCTTTCCCGCAGCTCGTACCTGTCTTGGGCGCCGACACAGACCGAAACGCGCGCCTGCAGAAGGGCCGCAGCCGGAGAAAGGACGGACTCCTCGCGGCTTGGGGCCGCGAAAGCCGGGCGTGGTTGCGGGTCGCAGGCGACGGGGAGACGTCAAACGGGGCGAGACctgcagaggaggcagacgaagagcgagaagaaaacgcgccgCAGCGCGAGGTCCGCATCGAGCCCCAGGACTTCTTTTCAGGCTGCGACTCGCCGGTCCGCTGGggcgcaggcgaagaggGCGACCTGGTCCCCGCGTCCGAGGACCGAGAAGAGGGCCTCCGCTCGGCCTCCGAGGAGCGGTGGCGGGGCGAACTGGTTGTCGAGCAGGAATACCACATGATTCACGGACCCATGTGCAGGGCGACGCGCCGAGGCTGCGGACCGGTCTCCGCGCAGGCGGCACCCCACGGCTCTCACTCGAATTCGGGGGGACAAACGGCCTCGGAATGTCCGCCTGGAGGCGAGGACCCTGTGGGGTCTCTATGTGAGGCAACGGCGAAGCAGTTTCTGGAGAATCCCGAGGAGTATTCGCGGCTGATGGCCTGTCAGGCTGGCGCGAAAGGCGAGGCCTTCGTGACGGTTGCGGAGGCTTTGGGGTCGACGCGCGGGGGACTGGCGTCGGGCCGCGAAGGTGGAGACACCACAGAGGGACAACgcagggagaaaacgcctcTCAGTCTCGAATGCCTCGCGCGGCTCCTCGCCACTGCTGCGGCGCACCGACAGAAAGCTGCAGGGGCCTCGGAGGCCCCGCGACGCTGGCGACCGCGGTCGGAACCGGCCCGCGACGCCCCTGGAGCCCCAGGCCCCGGGGGGGCGCCACCCCAGGAGGGCGCGGCACCGCGGCCTCTCGGAAATCGCGGGACGAGGCCAGGGCCTTACTGTGGGGGAGCGCAGCCGGTGCCTGGGGGTGCGGAGGTCGGGCTTCCAGCTCGTCTCCTAAACGCGCTTCGGGGTCAAAGCAATGCGATGGACGGCGCCCAGGCCGCCCTGTCTCTTGAGGATGACTCGCAGGCCGCGGAGACCGCCCGCGCGACTCCAGGGGGAAAGGGATCTTCCCTCCCGATGAAGGCGTGGCTGGAGCGGCTGCTGTCGGCTGCTCGTCAGACAGGCCTCCCAGCAGGCCCAAATCTCCcgacttctgtctctggcTCGGCTGCTGCGGCCAAGGCGGCGACAGGGTCTTCGTGTGCCTCGGCTTTGATCGATCAAGTGACGCGACTCCTCGCGAAGCGacaggaagagcgaaggcTCATGCAAATGCGCGAGGTCGAGAGGAAGCTGCTGCAGATGCGTGACGAGCAGCGAGTGAGAAGGAACGTCCACATTGGTGGCGAGGACCGGCGCGCCCGTGGGCTTCctggcctctctctgcgtacACAGACCGGCGgaccgcagaagaagagtgtgCCGGTGCCCCAGACGTCCGACCGTGAGGCGGGACAGGAGCCGCAGGGGGCTCGTGCGTCGCCGGGCCGGCGCTCAGTGGGCTTCTGGACCCGGAGCGCGGGCGGCGAGACCccacaggagacaggcgagatGGAGACAGACCGAGGAGAGACTGGTGGGGAGCGAGGAGGGGAAGGACTCCAGGGTGACTCGGAGctgagcgagaaggaactggCGGAACCGCGTGGACGCCAGGAAGGATGCACCGGCGAAGGCTTGGAAGGCGGTGTCTCGAACAGACTGTCTCCGGCGTTTCTGTCGAAGGTGGGCTTTGGGAGGAACTCAGGTCTTGCGGCTTCGAAACCTGACAGTGGCGTaagcgaggaaacgcacTCGACTTcgacggcgtctgcggcgagaggccgtttctcttccttcgccgcGACGCTTCGAGCTTCGGGGGCTGTCGCCTCGCCCGCATTCGCCTCTGCAGGTTCGAAGGAGGAGCGCGGCTCGTCCTCGAAGGCGGGAGTTCTGGCCGGGACAGGCGCCTCGACAGAAAACGGTTTCTCAGGAGTGGCGAGTGAGGGAGTGAGCACGGCCCACACGAGCGCCGCGGCCTCGCCGTCCTTCCCCGCGGCCGCTGCCTCGAGCGGAGCCCAGGCGCAGGGCTCTCTGGGGAGGAGGGTGGGGCcagcggagacggagaagaagcgagctCGGGAGAGTTGCTCGGAGAGTCCGGGAGGCGGCTTGCCTCAGAAACAGGCCCgggcagagcgagaggggaagaggagcGATGGATTTCTCTCCGCAGGCGCGAAGAATCCGATTCcgcccttcctctccacaggCGCGGGAGGGAGCAGCGCGGGAGAGGTcaacagcagcagcagcagttCTGGGTACTTTTCCTCTCTGAACGAGGCGCCGGGGCCATGCTGGACCGGCGAGGAGGTTTCCACGAGCGAAGGCAGTCTCGCGCTGtccttctcggcttcttcgggGACGCTGTCGGGACATCGCGAAGAGACGCCGGAGTACGCAGCTGCAGGCGAAGTCTGTTACGAGAAACACGGCCAGACAGTGCccaagggagaagaagaatccgCGTGCGAACGCTTCGCCGCGGAGCCGTTTCTCCGCACAGAAGCGGTcggaacagacacacaccaAGCCGACTAG